From a single Hippopotamus amphibius kiboko isolate mHipAmp2 chromosome X, mHipAmp2.hap2, whole genome shotgun sequence genomic region:
- the ZBTB33 gene encoding transcriptional regulator Kaiso → MESRKLISATDIQYSGSLLNSLNEQRGHGLFCDVTVIVEDRKFRAHRNILSASSTYFHQLFSVAGQVVELSFIRAEIFAEILNYIYSSKIVRVRSDLLDELIKSGQLLGVKFIAELGVPLSQVKSISGTAQDGNAETLPPCSSDKNLEIQKSKDEAQENGATIMPIITESFSLSAEDYETKKIIVTDSDDDDDDVIFCSEILPAKETLPSTNTVAEVQPNPGSVAISDVAPCVSNSSPPLTNITPTQKLPTSVNQATLSQTQGSEKLLVSSAPTHLTPNIILLNQTPLTTPPNVSSSLPNHMSPSINLLVQNQQPPNSAVLTGNKANEEEEEEIIDDDDDTISSSPDSAVSNTSLVPQAEIPPNTTFDGSLIQKMQIPTLLQEPLSSSLKISDIITRNTNDPGLGSKHLMEGQKIITLDTATEIEGLSTGCKVYANIGEDTYDIVIPVKDDPDEGEARLENEIPKTSSNETANKRMKVKHDDHYELIVDGRVYYICIVCKRSYVCLTSLRRHFNIHSWEKKYPCRYCEKVFPLAEYRTKHEIHHTGERRYQCLACGKSFINYQFMSSHIKSVHSQDPSGDSKLYRLHPCRSLQIRQYAYLSDRSGTMPVMKDDGIGYKVDAGKEPPVGTTSTPQNKPMTWEDIFIQQENDSIFKQNVTDGSTEFEFIIPESY, encoded by the coding sequence ATGGAGAGTAGAAAACTGATTTCTGCTACAGACATTCAGTACTCTGGCAGTCTGCTGAACTCCTTGAATGAGCAACGTGGCCATGGACTCTTCTGTGATGTTACTGTTATTGTGGAAGACCGAAAATTCCGAGCCCACAGGAACATTCTTTCAGCTTCTAGTACTTACTTCCATCAGCTCTTCTCAGTTGCTGGGCAAGTTGTTGAACTGAGCTTTATAAGAGCAGAGATATTTGCAGAAATTCTCAATTATATCTATAGTTCTAAAATTGTTCGTGTTAGATCAGATTTACTTGATGAGTTAATTAAATCAGGGCAGTTATTAGGAGTTAAATTTATAGCAGAGCTTGGTGTCCCATTGTCACAGGTTAAAAGCATCTCAGGTACAGCTCAGGATGGTAATGCAGAAACCTTACCTCCTTGTTCTAGTGACAAGAACCttgaaatacaaaaatcaaaagatGAAGCCCAAGAAAATGGGGCCACTATAATGCCAATTATAACAGAGTCTTTTTCCTTATCTGCTGAAGATTATGAGACAAAAAAGATCATTGTTACTGATTCAGATGATGACGACGATGACGTCATTTTCTGCTCTGAAATTCTGCCTGCAAAGGAGACTTTGCCGAGTACCAATACAGTGGCAGAGGTCCAGCCTAACCCAGGCTCTGTTGCCATTTCAGATGTTGCACCTTGTGTGAGCAATAGCTCTCCCCCTTTAACAAATATCACACCTACTCAGAAACTTCCTACTTCTGTGAATCAGGCAACTCTGAGCCAAACACAAGGAAGTGAAAAATTGTTGGTatcttcagccccgacacatctGACTCCCAACATCATTTTGTTAAATCAGACACCACTTACTACACCACCAAATGTCAGTTCTTCACTTCCAAATCATATGTCTCCTTCAATCAATTTACTTGTACAGAATCAGCAGCCGCCAAACAGTGCTGTTTTAACAGGAAACAAGGCtaatgaagaggaggaggaggaaattatagatgatgatgatgacactATTAGCTCCAGTCCAGATTCGGCGGTCAGTAATACATCTTTGGTCCCACAGGCTGAGATCCCCCCAAATACCACTTTTGATGGATCGTTGATACAGAAGATGCAGATTCCTACACTTCTGCAAGAGCCACTTtccagttctttaaaaatttcagatatAATTACTAGAAACACTAATGATCCAGGTTTAGGATCAAAACATCTAATGGAGGGTCAGAAGATTATTACTTTAGATACAGCTACTGAAATTGAAGGCCTGTCGACGGGTTGCAAGGTTTATGCAAATATTGGAGAAGATACTTATGATATAGTGATCCCTGTCAAAGATGACCCTGACGAAGGGGAGGCCAGACTTGAGAATGAGATACCAAAAACATCTAGCAACGAGACGGCAAATAAACGTATGAAAGTAAAACATGATGATCACTATGAGTTAATAGTAGATGGAAGGGTCTATTATATCTGTATTGTATGCAAAAGGTCATATGTCTGTCTGACAAGCTTGCGGAGACATTTTAACATTCATTCTTGGGAGAAGAAGTATCCTTGCCGTTACTGTGAGAAGGTATTTCCTCTTGCAGAATATCGCACAAAGCATGAAATTCATCACACAGGGGAGAGAAGGTATCAATGTTTGGCCTGTGGCAAGTCTTTCATCAACTATCAGTTTATGTCTTCACACATAAAGTCAGTTCATAGTCAAGATCCTTCTGGAGACTCGAAGCTTTATCGTTTACATCCATGCAGGTCTTTACAGATCAGACAATATGCATACCTTTCTGATAGGTCAGGCACTATGCCTGTAATGAAGGATGATGGTATTGGGTATAAGGTTGATGCTGGGAAAGAACCTCCAGTAGGGACCACATCTACTCCTCAGAACAAGCCAATGACCTGGGAAGATATTTTTATTCAGCAGGAAAATGATTCAATTTTTAAACAGAATGTAACAGATGGCAGTACTGAGTTTGAATTTATAATACCAGAATCTTATTGA